From a region of the Nothobranchius furzeri strain GRZ-AD chromosome 12, NfurGRZ-RIMD1, whole genome shotgun sequence genome:
- the dnph1 gene encoding 5-hydroxymethyl-dUMP N-hydrolase, with amino-acid sequence MKIYFCGSIRGGREDVHVYQKITHKLKDYGSVLTEHVSDPELSDTGEDGTVEGDRAIHDRDVDWLQQSDVIVAEVTQPSLGVGYELGRAVDMKKKILCLFRPSSRRTLSAMIRGAADGERFVVRDYSEDQVEQVLDEFFSRPGI; translated from the exons ATGAAGATTTATTTCTGTGGTAGCATCCGCGGTGGCAGAGAGGACGTGCACGTGTACCAGAAGATCACGCACAAGCTGAAGGACTACGGGAGCGTACTAACCGAGCACGTGAGCGACCCGGAGCTGAGCGATACAG GAGAGGACGGGACCGTGGAGGGAGACCGAGCCATCCATGACCGAGATGTGGACTGGCTGCAACAATCTGACG TAATCGTTGCCGAGGTCACGCAGCCATCTCTGGGGGTTGGCTACGAGCTGGGTCGAGCCGTTGACATGAAAAAGAAGATTTTGTGTCTGTTCAGGCCATCGTCAAGACGCA CGCTGTCGGCCATGATTCGAGGAGCTGCAGATGGTGAGCGTTTTGTGGTGAGAGACTACAGTGAAGACCAGGTTGAGCAAGTTCTGGATGAATTCTTCAGCAGACCTGGGATCTGA